The following nucleotide sequence is from bacterium.
GAGCGGATGACCTCTCCTCCGTCGCTTATTGGTATCAAACGGAGCCTCACTTCAATTTCTCCCCAATGCCTCCAGTGGAGGAGAGGATACCAAGGGAAGGTTGAATGATATAGAGAGGAAAGGGAAGCGTTTAACAAGAAAGGGAATATTTTTGATTTTCTTTTTCCTGCTTCTCCTCGCGGGAGGGTTCTTTTTCACTGCGAGGAGAAGCAGGAAATCAATCTTACAGGCAAATGTTCCCTTACCTCAGCAAGCGCCATCTATTCTCCAAACGGAGCCCTACCTTCCCAATCTCGTGAACGAACCACTAATTACTGCCCAACCTCCAAGTGGAGAGCTTCCATATAAGGAGGAAGTGATAGCTTATCTCACGGCGCTGGAGAAGGTCCTTCAGGATTGGGAGGAAACGGAGAAAACGGATATCGCTCAACAGCAGTTGGAGAGTTTGATGGAATCGCTTTTCTCTCCTGAGGGTGAACAGGAGGCGCAGGAAAGCTTAAAGGTTTATGATTATTACATAACGCAAAAGCAGAAAGTTCTTCAGGAGCTCCTTTCTCTTTCCCCTCCGCCTCCTTGCATCAATCTTCACTATCATTACAAAACAGCGTTTGAGGAAAGCATAAAGGCTATTGCAGGGATAAGGCAGGGGATATATACAAAGGACAGGGATTATATAATGAAGATGCTCACTTATCAATTGACGATTAACAAACACTTGGCACAGGCGGAGGGGGAGGAGGATGCATTGAGGCGGATTTACGGCTTACCACCGCGTTCAGTAAGCATAAGGCATTAAAAAATGGTGGCCCCAAGGGGATTTGAACCCCTACTTACGGATTGAGAGCCCGTTGTCCTGTCCGGGTTAGACGATGGGGCCACCTTCTGGCTGGGGGAGAAGGATTCGAACCTTCACCAAGGGATCCAGAGTCCCGTGTGCTACCATTACACCATCCCCCAGCAATTAAAAATTATAAATATTTTAGATGATTCGTCAAATAGAACGAGGGGGTAAAACAGCCCTTAAACTTGCATAATAGCCTTGCCTTATTTTATATCAACCTAATAATTTCACAAAGATGTTGGAATATATAGATAGCGAATTTGTGAGAGAATTTGGGGATTTTCTGAGCTGAGGCTTCTCCTTTACGGTTAATAGTCAAGCAATATGGTAGGTCTCCTGGGGTATCTCAAGGGTTATGGAATTGGACATTGTCTTGCTTGAAACTTTTAAAAATTTTATTATATTTATAGAGGTGTTCATATGAAAGCTAATAAATTGCTTTGGGCTATTTTCGTTTCCTCTTTCGTTCTCATTGGAGGAGTGCTTGGGAACGAATTCTTCAATTTCTATAGCGGGTTGCCTGTCATCTCCGATGTAATCAAAGATTCTCCTTCCTCCCGTCTCGCTCTTCAAGCTGCAACAATCATAGTTTTTCTCTTCCTTTTCTTCTATCTCGCCTCCTCGGGCTTCAGGTGGCTGATTGAATTTGGGGAAGAAATCCAGAAAATGTCCTTTGAGGATAAGTTCTCCATCGTTATCGGCATTCTCTTGGGTCTTATTTTGACGCTCATAGTTGCTCCGCTTCTCTGGCATATACCTCGCCTTGGCGTTGCCCTATCAATTCTCTCCGCCACTTTCTTCGTTTATCTCGGTATAGTTGCCTCCCTTAGCGTTAAGAAGGAGCTCCCTGGTCTCATCTTCTCCCGAGCGAGGGAAGAACTACCTTCATTTCTCGCCTCAAGCCCAAAAATCCTTGATACAAGCGTGATTATTGATGGGAGGATAAGGGATGTTATCAAGGCGGGATTCATTGAAGGACAGATTATCCTCCCTTCATTCGTCATTGAGGAGCTCCAAACGATTGGTGATTCAGAGGACCCATTGAAGAGGGCAAGGGGAAGAAGAGGATTTGAAATCCTGAGCGAGCTAAAGAAGGAGATGGGGGAACAGATAAAAGTCGTGGATGACCCTGAAATCCCTCGCTTTGAACCAATGGATTCCAAGCTGGTGCGCCTCGCAAAAAAGCTGAACGCGAAAATCATAACAAACGATTCAAATCTCTCCAGCATAGCCAATCTGCAGGGAGTGGAAACGCTATGCATAAACGAATTAGCAGCCGCTCTTAAACCTGTTGTTTTACCAGGCGAGAAAATGACGGTAACATTGGTAAGAGAGGGGAAAGAACCAGGGCAGGCTGTCGCTTACCTTGAAGATGGAACTATGGTTGTCGTTGATAGGGCAAGGCATCTAATCGGGCAAACGGTGGAAGTGGAGGTGGTGAGCATTCTCCAAACCGCAGGTGGAAAGATGATATTCGCCTCCCTGCCGGAGGAAACTCCTCAAAAAACTGCGAGAAAACCACCCATTAAAAAGTGAAAGCAGGAGCTATTATACCCGCAGCTGGAGAAGGACGGAGAATGGGTGGGGTTCCAAAACTCT
It contains:
- a CDS encoding TRAM domain-containing protein; translated protein: MKANKLLWAIFVSSFVLIGGVLGNEFFNFYSGLPVISDVIKDSPSSRLALQAATIIVFLFLFFYLASSGFRWLIEFGEEIQKMSFEDKFSIVIGILLGLILTLIVAPLLWHIPRLGVALSILSATFFVYLGIVASLSVKKELPGLIFSRAREELPSFLASSPKILDTSVIIDGRIRDVIKAGFIEGQIILPSFVIEELQTIGDSEDPLKRARGRRGFEILSELKKEMGEQIKVVDDPEIPRFEPMDSKLVRLAKKLNAKIITNDSNLSSIANLQGVETLCINELAAALKPVVLPGEKMTVTLVREGKEPGQAVAYLEDGTMVVVDRARHLIGQTVEVEVVSILQTAGGKMIFASLPEETPQKTARKPPIKK